One stretch of Prunus persica cultivar Lovell chromosome G1, Prunus_persica_NCBIv2, whole genome shotgun sequence DNA includes these proteins:
- the LOC18794033 gene encoding probable glutathione S-transferase parA → MDEDEVVLLGFWTSPYVMRVKIALAEKGVHYYYMEEGNLFKNKSTLLLKMNPVFKKVPVIIHNDKSICESLIILQYIDDVWNDRAPILSEDPYQRAKARFWIDFFDKKMADCGRRMWASKGADQEAAKKEFIESLKLLEGELGEKPYFEGDRFGLLDIALVPFSCRFYTYETLCNFSVEKECPKLIEWVKRCSLRESVSKSLPDQYKVYDFVLEFKKMLGIN, encoded by the exons ATGGATGAGGATGAAGTGGTGCTTTTGGGGTTCTGGACTAGTCCTTATGTCATGAGAGTGAAAATTGCTTTGGCAGAGAAGGGAGTCCACTACTACTATATGGAAGAAGGAAATCTTTTCAAGAATAAGAGCACTTTGCTTCTGAAAATGAACCCAGTGTTTAAGAAAGTTCCAGTTATCATCCATAATGATAAGTCCATTTGTGAATCCCTCATCATCCTTCAATACATTGATGATGTTTGGAATGACAGAGCTCCAATACTTTCAGAGGATCCTTATCAGCGAGCTAAAGCAAGGTtttggattgatttttttgacaaGAAG ATGGCAGACTGTGGGAGAAGGATGTGGGCTAGCAAGGGAGCAGACCAAGAGGCAGCAAAGAAAGAGTTCATAGAAAGCTTGAAGCTGTTAGAAGGCGAGCTTGGAGAGAAGCCCTACTTTGAAGGCGATCGCTTCGGCCTCTTGGATATTGCCCTGGTACCATTCTCTTGCAGGTTTTACACATATGAGACTCTTTGCAATTTCAGCGTAGAGAAAGAGTGCCCCAAGCTCATCGAGTGGGTGAAAAGGTGCAGTCTGAGGGAGAGTGTTTCCAAGAGCCTTCCTGACCAATATAAAGTCTATGACTTTGTGTTGgaattcaagaaaatgcttggAATTAATTAG
- the LOC109946784 gene encoding uncharacterized protein LOC109946784: MVLSWILNSVHPDIAGSVIYAETAAEVWNDLKERFSQGNDSRIYQIQQEIVEYRQGQQSVSAYYTKMKALWDELSSYHDTLSCTCGGLKEVAARQEKERVMQFLMGLNETYAAVRGQILMMQPLPDTRKVHALILQQERQVEVAARRDSNTSHHAMKVAQPSRSPAAQGNLTPLKCSYCDQERHSVDRCYFLHGFPVGHKLHGKNVKPPNRRKSAAHNTQASSMESTQASTTTPNEKPIFTTEEYTQLMALLRKENGNTPSFANTTGRGYEEDDWPGQAT, encoded by the exons ATGGTATTGTCGTGGATCTTGAATTCAGTACATCCGGACATTGCCGGCAGCGTGATCTATGCCGAAACAGCGGCTGAAGTTTGGAATGACCTCAAAGAGAGGTTTTCACAGGGCAATGATTCAAGAATTTACCAAATCCAACAAGAAATTGTTGAATATCGACAAGGACAGCAATCTGTCTCAGCTTATTACACCAAGATGAAGGCACTTTGGGACGAGTTGTCTTCCTACCATGACACTTTATCATGCACATGTGGAGGATTGAAGGAAGTTGCTGCACgacaagagaaagaaagagtcaTGCAGTTTCTTATGGGACTAAATGAGACCTACGCTGCCGTCAGGGGACAGATTTTGATGATGCAACCCCTTCCTGATACACGCAAGGTTCATGCCTTGATACTCCAGCAAGAACGACAGGTTGAAGTAGCTGCACGACGTGATAGCAATACCAGTCATCATGCGATGAAGGTTGCTCAACCCAGCCGTTCACCTGCAGCCCAAGGGAATCTGACTCCCTTAAAGTGTAGTTACTGTGACCAAGAACGACACAGCGTCGATCGCTGTTATTTTCTCCATGGTTTTCCCGTGGGCCATAAGCTACATGGCAAAAATGTGAAGCCACCCAACCGAAGGAAATCAGCTGCACATAATACTCAAGCAAGCTCTATGGAGTCAACTCAGGCATCAACTACCACTCCTAATGAGAAGCCCATATTCACCACCGAGGAGTACACTCAGCTTATGGCGCTACTTCGGAAAGAGAATGGTAATACACCATCTTTTGCTAATACCACAG GACGTGGCTACGAAGAGGATGATTGGCCTGGGCAAGCAACATAA